The Leclercia adecarboxylata region CTGTATCGCCTTCAGCCGCAGCGGCACCGACGACGATCCCGGCTGCGTGGTGGTGCTCTCTAACGGTGACGAGGGGGAGAAAACCCTTACCCTGGGAGAGAACTACGGCAATAAGAGCTGGAGAGATTTTCTCGGCAACCGGGAAGAGACGGTGACTACCGACGAAACCGGCACCGGCGTCTTTACCTGCAACGGCGGCAGCGTCAGCGTGTGGGTGATGGAAGAGGTGTTATAAGCTGTAAGGCCGGGCGGCGCTCGCTGCCCGGCCTGCTTTTGGCTATGGCAGCTTGCTTTCGAGCGGATTCTTGCTGAGGTAAGTTGCGCACTCCACGGTCGGATGATCGACACGCTGCAGGATCATGCCGTCATACTCAATGGCCGAGCCTTCACGCTCCAGCGGGTAGATATCCAGCTTGCGGGTGACGTTGTAAAAATCGTCGGAACGCAGCATGATTTTCCCCGGCACGGCCACCACCCGCTGCCACTGACGGCAGTCCAGGGTATCCCCTTCTTGCGTCACCACCAGCGTCGCGATCGCTTCCGGGCTGACCAGGCTGCTTTGCGGCCCTTTCGACTGCCAGTACCCCGCCAGCTCAGCCGGGACAGGATGTTTGACCACGTCCTGATATCTGTCGACCTGCACACAGCCGGTTAAGGCCAGCAGCCCCGCCATAATTGCTATTTTTTTCATCATGATTCCGTCTACGGAGAAAAAAAAGAGTGTGGCATTAAAGCGAGGGTGGTGCCAGCACCAGAAGGCCTAAACCTGCATGCTCATGACGTCCTGATACGCCTGCATCAGCTTGTTACGCACCTGGATGCCCATCTGCATCGACACCGACGCTTTTTGCATATCGGTCATCACATCGTTCAGCCCGATGCCCGGCACGCCCATCGTGAATTTTTCGCCCTGCACGCGCGCTGCGGTTTGCGTGTCGCTGATCCGGTCCAGCGCCGCATGCAGCTGGCCTGCGAAGCTGACGGTTGACTGCACGTCAGCCACATTCTGATTACGGGCGGTCATCGCCGTTGCCTGAAGCTGGCTGATGACGCCTTCAATCCCCTGTATTGCCATGACTTTCCCCTGATGGATTTTTACGCGCTCAAGAGTAGCAGTCTGTCAATGAGATAAAGGCGCTAAATAGCGTTAAAAAACCAGGTTATTTGACGCATAGAAATTCCCGTTTCAACAAATAATGGCACAGCCATGATTATGGAATTTTTGTTGTGTTTGCCGACCCGGGAGTCTGTTTTGTTTCTCCACACCAATAATGAAATCCACGATGAGTCACGAGGTGCGCTATGACTGCGTCCGCAACATCAGGCCCTCAAACTAAATCTCTCGAATGGATGAGCCGCCTGCGCGCGAACCCTAAAGTGCCATTGATTGTGGCAGGTGCTGCCGCTATCGCTATCGTGGTCGCTATGGTCTTATGGGCCAAACAACCTGACTACCGCACCCTGTTCAGCAACCTCTCGGACCAGGATGGCGGCGCTATCGTCACCCAGTTAACCCAGATGAACGTCCCCTACCGCTTCGCGGATAACGGCGGCGCGCTGGAAGTCCCTGCCGATAAAGTTCATGAACTCCGCTTACGTCTCGCCCAGCAAGGTCTGCCGAAAGGCGGCGCGGTCGGGTTTGAGCTGCTGGATCAGGAAAAATTCGGTATCAGCCAGTTCAGCGAGCAGGTTAACTACCAGCGCGCGCTGGAAGGCGAACTGGCCCGCACCATCGAAACCCTGGGCCCGCTGAAGAGCGCCCGTGTTCACCTGGCGATGCCAAAACCGACGCTGTTTGTGCGTGAACAAAAAGCCCCGTCGGCCTCGGTCACCGTTAATCTGCAGCCTGGCCGCGCGCTGGATGAAGGGCAGATTAGCGCCGTGGTGCATCTGGTCTCCAGCGCCGTGGCGGGTTTACCCCCGGGCAACGTGACCCTGGTGGATCAGATGGGTCGCCTGTTAACCAAATCCAATAATGGCGATCGCGATCTGAACGACGCGCAGCTGAAATACGCTACCGACGTGGAAAGTCGCATTCAGAGCCGCATTGAAGCAATTCTCGGCCCGATTGTCGGGACACCTAACGTCCACGCCCAGGTTACCGCGCAGATCGATTTCTCCAATAAAGAGCAGACCGAAGAGCAGTATCGTCCGAACGGCGATGCCGCCCAGGCGGTGATGCGCTCGCGTCAGGTCAATGAAAACCTGCAGGTCGGCGGGCCAAACCCTGGCGGCGTACCGGGTGCGCTCTCTAACCAGCCTGCTCCGGCCAACACCGCGCCAATCAACGCCCCGGCACAGAACCAGCAGAACGGTCAGAATGGCCAGCAGGCTAATCAACAGCAGCAGCAAACGGCGTCCGCCGCCAGTTCAGGCCCGCGTACCAGCAGCCGCAACGAAACCACTAACTACGAAGTCGATCGCACCATCCGTCACACCAAAATGAACACCGGTGATGTGCAGCGTCTCTCCGTGGCGGTGGTCGTCAACTACAAAACCCTGCCGGACGGTAAGCCGCTGCCGCTGACCGCCGAGCAGATGAAACAGATCGAAAACCTGACCCGTGAAGCCATGGGTTACTCCGAGAAGCGTGGCGATACCCTGAACGTGGTGAACTCGCCGTTCAGCGCGGTTGACGATACCAGCGGCGAGCTGCCGTTCTGGAAAACCCAGGCGTTTATCGAGCAGATGCTTGAAGCCGGTCGCTGGCTGCTGGTGGTGATTGTCGCCTGGCTGCTGTGGCGTAAAGCGGTTCGTCCGCAGATCGTCCGCCGTGCCGAAGAGGCAAAAGCGCTGAAAGAGCAGACCATGCTGCGCCAGGAAACAGAAGAAGCGGTGGAAGTCCGTCTGAGCAAGGACGAACAGATGCAGCAGCGCCGCGCGAACCAGCGCATGGGTGCTGAAGTGATGAGCCAGCGTATTCGCGAAATGTCAGATAACGATCCGCGCGTCGTGGCGCTGGTCATTCGCCAGTGGATGAGTACAGAAAATGAGTAACCTTACCGGAACGGATAAAAGCGTCATCCTGCTGATGACCATTGGCGAGGACCGGGCGGCAGAGGTGTTTAAGCACCTCTCCCAGCGCGAAGTGCAGGTTCTCAGTTCGGCGATGGCCAACGTGCGTCAGATCTCCAACAAACAGCTGACTGAAGTGCTGGCAGAGTTTGAGCAGGAAGCGGAACAGTTCGCGGCGCTCAACGTCAACGCCAACGAGTACCTGCGTTCGGTGCTGGTCAAAGCGCTCGGCGAAGAGCGCGCGGCCAGCCTGCTGGAAGATATTCTCGAGACCCGCGATACCGCCAGCGGCATCGAAACGCTCAACTTTATGGAGCCGCAAACCGCTGCCGACCTGATTCGCGACGAGCATCCGCAGATCATCGCCACCATCCTGGTTCACCTCAAGCGTGGCCAGGCGGCCGATATTCTGGCGCTGTTCGACGAACGCCTGCGTCACGATGTGATGCTGCGTATCGCGACCTTCGGCGGCGTCCAGCCGGCGGCGCTGGCGGAACTGACCGAGGTGCTGAACGGCCTGCTCGACGGCCAGAACCTCAAGCGCAGCAAAATGGGCGGCGTGAGAACGGCTGCCGAAATTATCAACCTGATGAAAACCCAGCAGGAAGAGGCGGTTATTACCGCAGTACGCGAGTTCGACGGCGAACTGGCGCAGAAAATTATCGACGAGATGTTCCTGTTCGAAAACCTGGTCGACGTGGACGACCGCAGTATCCAGCGCCTGCTGCAGGAAGTGGACTCCGAATCGCTGCTTATCGCCCTCAAAGGCGCCGAACAGCCGCTGCGCGAGAAGTTCCTGCGCAACATGTCCCAGCGTGCGGCGGATATCCTGCGCGACGACCTTGCCAACCGTGGCCCGGTGCGTCTGTCTCAGGTGGAAAACGAACAGAAAGCGATCCTGCTTATTGTGCGTCGTCTGGCAGAAACCGGCGAGATGGTGGTAGGCAGCGGCGAGGATACCTATGTCTGATGAACTGCCGTGGAAGGTCTGGACGCCAGATGACCTCTCCCCTCCTCGCGCGGAATTTGTGCCAGCGAGCGTGACGCCTGACGAACCCGGTGAGGACGACGATGCACCGGAATTAAGCGAAGAGGAGCAGCGCGCGCAGCAGCTGGCGCAGATCCAGATGCAGGCCCACGATCAGGGCTATGCGGCCGGCCTGAACGAAGGTCGGCAGAAAGGTCAGGATCAGGGCTATCAGGAAGGTCTGGCGCAGGGGCTGGCGCAAGGGCTGGAGCAGGCGCGCTCACAGCAGGCGCCGATCCATGCCCGCATGCAGCAGCTGGTGAGCGAGTTCCAGAACACGCTGGACGCGCTGGACAGCGTTATCGCCTCACGTCTGATGCAGATGGCGCTGGAGGCGGCACGTCAGGTGATCGGCCACACGCCGCCGGTGGATAACTCGTCGCTGATCAAACAGATCCAGGGCCTGTTGCAGCAGGAGCCGCTGTTCAGCGGCAAACCGCAGCTGCGCGTCCACCCGGACGATCTGCAGCGCGTGGAAGAGATGCTCGGCGCGACCCTGAGCCTGCACGGCTGGCGTCTGCGCGGCGATCCGACCCTGCATCACGGCGGGTGTAAAGTCTCCGCCGACGAAGGGGATCTGGATGCCAGCGTGGCAACCCGCTGGCAGGAACTGTGCCGCCTGGCGGCCCCGGGAGTCATCTGATGACCGCACGCCTCACCCGCTGGCTCAACACCCTCGACAACTTTGAAACCAGGATGGCGCAACTCCCCGCCGTGCGTCGTTATGGCCGTCTGACCCGCGCCACCGGCCTGGTGCTGGAAGCCACCGGCCTTCAACTGCCGCTGGGGGCCACCTGCATTATTGAACGGCCAGACGGGAACGAGATCCACGAAGTTGAGAGCGAAGTGGTCGGCTTTAACGGCCAGCGCCTGTTCCTGATGCCGCTGGAAGAGGTCGAAGGCGTCCTGCCCGGCGCGCGCGTCTACGCCAAAAATTTATCCGGCGACGGCCTGCACAGCGGCAAGCAGTTGCCCCTCGGCCCGGCGCTGCTTGGACGCGTACTGGACGGCGGCGGTAAGCCGCTGGATGGCCTGCCCGCGCCCGATACTACCGAAACCGGGGCGCTGGTAACCCAGCCCTTCAACCCGTTACAGCGAACGCCGATCGAGCATGTGCTGGATACCGGCGTGCGTCCGATCAACGCCCTGCTGACCGTCGGTCGCGGCCAGCGTATGGGCCTGTTTGCCGGCTCCGGCGTCGGCAAATCGGTGCTGCTCGGAATGATGGCCCGCTACACCCAGGCCGACGTCATCGTGGTGGGGCTGATTGGCGAGCGTGGCCGTGAGGTAAAAGACTTTATCGAGAACATCCTCGGCCCCGAAGGGCGTGCCCGCTCGGTGGTGATTGCCGCCCCGGCAGACGTCTCTCCCCTGCTGCGTATGCAGGGCGCCGCCTATGCCACCCGCATCGCCGAAGATTTCTGCGACCGGGGGCAGCACGTGCTGCTGATCATGGACTCCCTGACCCGTTACGCGATGGCCCAGCGTGAGATCGCCCTGGCGATTGGCGAGCCGCCGGCCACCAAAGGTTATCCGCCCTCGGTGTTTGCCAAACTACCGGCGCTGGTTGAGCGCGCGGGTAACGGCATCAGCGGCGGGGGCTCGATTACCGCGTTTTACACGGTGCTGACCGAAGGCGATGACCAGCAGGACCCGATCGCCGACTCGGCACGTGCGATCCTCGACGGCCACATCGTTCTGTCTCGCCGTCTGGCCGAAGCGGGCCACTATCCGGCCATCGATATCGAAGCCTCGATCAGCCGTGCGATGACGGCACTGATTACCGAGAAGCATTACGCCCGGGTGCGTAACTTCAAGCAGCTGCTCTCCAGCTTCCAGCGCAACCGCGATCTGGTCAGCGTCGGGGCCTATGCCAAAGGCAGCGACCCGATGCTCGACAAGGCGATTGCCCTGTGGCCGCACCTGGAGGCGTATCTGCAGCAGGGTATTTTTGAGAAAGCCGACTGGGAAAGCTCGATCCAGGCTCTGGAGATGATTTTCCCGCAGGTGTAACCGAATAGAGGGCGAATGTCATGGCACAACACGGCGCATTAACCACGCTAAAAGATCTGGCCGAGAAGGACGTTGATAATGCCGCGCAGCAGCTTGGCGCGATGCGCCGCGGGTGTCAGCAGGCGGAAGAGCAGCTGAAAATGCTAATCGACTACCAGCATGAGTATCGCACCAACCTCAACACGGATATGGCCCAGGGCATCGGCAGCCAGCGCTGGATCAACTATCAGCAGTTTATCCAGACGCTGGAAAAAGCCATCGAACAGCATCGCCAGCAGGTGCTGCAGTGGACCGAGAAGGTTGAGCGGGCCCTGAACCTCTGGCGAGAGAAGAAACAGCGTTTACAGGCCTGGCAAACCCTGCAGGATCGCCAGCTTGCCGCAGCCAACCTGGCTGAAAGCCGTCTCGATCAGAAAAAAATGGATGAATTTGCCCAGCGCGCAACAATGAGGACACCGGAATGATCACCCTTCAACAACTGCTTTCGAGCGACAGCGAACTTACGGCTGGCGCCCGGGGCGGCAAAGCGGCCGACGGCACCCAGGACTTTCTGGCCCTGCTTGCGGGCGCATTAACCGATGCCAAAGGCCAGGGCAAAGAGGCCGGTCTGACGCTGAGCGATCTGCAGGCATCGGGCGGTAAGCTCGCGAAAGCGGCGCTGCAAGCCGGTGCGGACAAAGCCGGCGTTGACGCCGACGCCGGAGAGCTGGCCGAACTGCTGGCGCGACAGGATCTGACCTTAACCGACGAAAAAACCACCCAGCCGGGGCTGACGCAGGGCCTGCTGCCGGTTGCCAAAAGCGACGTGCTGAAGAGCCTGACCCAGGCGGCGAAAGATGCGGACAGTAAAACTGAACTCAGCGAAGACGAGCTGGCGGGATTAAGCGCTTTAATGGCGATGCTGCCCCACCAGCAGACCGCCACCGCCTCTCCTCAGCCGGTAAACGCCACGAGTCTTGACGTGAAGGCGGCGGTCACCAGCGATCGCGGGCGTCAGCCAGCCCTGGATACCGATGCCCTGGGCAGCGCGAAAGCTGTCGCTCAGGACAAAGGTGCCTCCTTAGCCGACAGCCAACTGACGCCAGCCGTCGCCGCAACGACCATCAAACAGGCGGCAGAGAGCACCCCGTCCCCGACCGGGCCAACCGCCACCATGGGGCCGATTGTCAGCAATCATACTTCTGTCCAGGGGACGTTTGCCGCCGCGCCGGTGGTCAGCGCCCAGTTGGGCAGCAACGAGTGGCAGCAGACCATCAGCCAGCACATTACGCTGTTTACCCGCCAGGGCCAGCAGAGCGCCGAGCTGCGTCTGCACCCGGAAGATCTGGGCCAGGTGCAGATCACCCTTAAGCTGGATGATAACCAGGCCCAGCTGCAAATGGTCTCAGGCCATAGCCACGTTCGCGCGGCGCTGGAAGCGGCGCTGCCGGTTCTGCGCACCCAACTGGCGGAGAACGGCATTCAGCTGACGCAGAGCAGTATCAGCAGTGAAAACTTTAGCGGCCAACAGCAGGCCTCTTCTCAGCACCAGCAGCAGGCATCCCGCTCCGGCAATGCTGGCGGCTTCGATGAAGAGAACGATGAGCTGCTGGCAGTACCGGCCTCCCTGCAGTCTGCCGCACGTGGAAACAGCGCTGTCGATATCTTCGCCTGAACCTAAACGCCAGAGGTAGCGTGATTATCCCCGTCTTTTCGACCCTTTGACGGCGACGGGACACGGGATAATCACCACATTAGCAGTCCCGAAACAGGAAGCACGCAACAGATGACTGACTCCGCCATCACCAAAAAAAGTAAGCGTTCCATCTGGATCCCGCTTCTGGTGTTAATTACGCTCGCCGCCTGCGCAACCGCAGGTTACAGCTACTGGCGTATGAATAAAGCCCCTTCAGCCGAAGCCAAAGTGGAGCCGCCACCGCCAGCGGCACCGGTCTTTTTCGCGCTGGATACGTTCACCGTTAACCTGGGCGACGCCGATCACGTGTTTTACGTGGGCGTGACGCTGCGTCTGAAAGACGAAGCCACCCGCGCGCGCCTGAGTGAGTACCTGCCGGAAGTGCGCAGCCGCCTGTTGCTGCTGTTTTCTCGCCAGGATCCTGCCCAGCTCTCTACCGATGAAGGTAAACAGAAGCTGGTAGAAGCCATCAAGCAAACGCTGGCCGCGCCCCTGATCAGCGGTCAACCTAAACAGGAAGTCACTGACGTTCTGTATACAGCTTTCATTCTGCGGTAACGACATGGGCGACAGTATTCTTTCTCAGGCGGAAATCGATGCGCTGCTCAACGGCGACAGCGATAAGGCCGACGAACCCAAAGCGGGCCAGGCGGGCGAAAGTGACATTCGCCCCTACGATCCTAATACCCAGCGTCGCGTGGTGCGCGAGCGTCTGCAGGCGCTGGAGATCATTAACGAACGTTTCGCACGTCAGTTCCGTATGGGGCTGTTTAACCTGCTGCGTCGTAGCCCGGATATCACCGTCGGCGCGATCCGCATTCAGCCATACCATGAGTTCGCACGTAACCTGCCGGTGCCGACGAACCTCAACCTGATCCACCTGAAGCCGCTGCGCGGCACGGGCCTGTTCGTCTTCTCGCCAAGCCTGGTGTTTATCGCCGTGGATAACCTGTTTGGCGGCGACGGACGATTCCCCACGAAAGTGGAAGGCCGCGAGTTCACCCATACCGAACAGCGCGTCATCAACCGCATGCTGAAGCTGGCCCTTGAGGGCTACAGCGACGCGTGGAAAGCGATCCATCCGCTGGACGTGGAGTATGTGCGTTCCGAGATGCAGGTGAAGTTCACCAACATCACCACCTCGCCGAACGACATCGTGGTGAACACCCCGTTCCACGTGGAGATCGGCAACCTGACCGGTGAATTCAACATCTGCCTGCCGTTCAGCATGATTGAGCCGCTGCGCGAAGTGCTGGTTAACCCGCCGCTGGAAAACTCCCGCCATGAAGATCAGAACTGGCGTGAGAACCTGGTCCGCCAGGTTCAGCACTCCCAGCTGGAACTGGTGGCAAACTTTGCCGACGTGCCGCTGCGTTTGTCGCAAATCCTGAAATTAAAACCCGGCGATGTCCTGCCGATAGAAAAACCCGACCGCATCATTGCGCATGTGGATGGCGTGCCCGTGCTGACCAGCCAGTATGGCACCGTTAACAATCAGTACGCGTTACGCGTTGAGCACCTGATCAACCCGATTTTGAATTCTCTGAATGAGGAACAGCCCAAATGAGTGATATGAACAATCCGTCCGATGAGAACACCGGAGCACTGGACGATCTGTGGGCTGAGGCGTTAAACGAACAAAAGGCACCGGCCAGCAAAAGCGTTGCCGATGCCGTATTCCAGCAGCTGGGCGGCGGTGACGTCAGCGGCACGCTGCAGGATATCGATCTGATTATGGATATCCCGGTCAAGCTGACCGTGGAGCTGGGCCGTACCCGGATGACCATCAAGGAGCTGCTGCGCCTGACGCAGGGTTCGGTGGTGGCGCTGGACGGTCTGGCCGGTGAGCCGCTGGATATTCTGATCAACGGCTACCTGATTGCCCAGGGTGAAGTGGTGGTTGTCGCTGACAAGTACGGCGTGCGTATCACCGACATCATCACCCCGTCTGAACGTATGCGCCGTCTGAGCCGTTAAGTATGAAAACCCAGGCAATCGTCTCACAACCCTCTGCCGTTCCAGGCTTACCGCTGCTTCAGGTCAGCGGCGCGCTGCTGGGGATCATTGCCTTTATTCTGATTGCCGCCTGGCTGGCAAAACGCGTGGGTCTGGCGGGCAAAACCGCCGGTGCGCGCGGGTTAAAGCTCGCTGCCAGCACCTCGCTGGGCCCGCGTGAGCGCGTGGTGATCGTGGAAGTGGAAGACGCCCGGCTGGTGCTGGGTGTCACCGCCTCACACATTAATATTCTGCATAAATTGCCGCCTGCGCCGGTCTCTGAGGAGAGTCGCGCAGAGGAACAACCGGATTTTCAGTCCGTGATGAAGAGTTTGCTTAAGCGTTCCGGGAGATCGTGATGCGCCCTGTCTTAGCCCTTACGCTTGCAGGTCTTGGCCTGTTTGCTCCCGCCGTGTATGCCCAGTTGCCAGGCCTTGTCTCCACGCCGATGGCCAATGGCGGTCAGAGCTGGTCCCTGCCGGTGCAGACGCTGGTGTTTATCACCTCCCTGACCTTTATTCCGGCTATTCTGCTGATGATGACCAGCTTCACCCGTATCATCATCGTCTTTGGCCTGCTGCGAAACGCGCTGGGCACCCCTTCCGCGCCGCCTAACCAGGTGCTGCTGGGCCTGTCGTTGTTTTTGACCTTCTTCATTATGTCGCCAGTGATCGACAAGATTTATGTCGACGCTTATCAGCCCTTCAGCGAAGAGAAGATCTCGATGCAGGAGGCGCTGGAGAAAGGGGCGCAGCCGCTGCGGGAATTTATGCTGCGTCAGACCCGTGAAGCCGACCTGGCGCTGTTTGCCCGTCTGGCTAACGCCGGGCCCATTCAGGGGCCGGAAGCGGTGCCAATGCGCATTCTGCTGCCCGCCTACGTCACCAGCGAACTGAAAACCGCGTTCCAGATTGGCTTTACGATCTTCATTCCGTTTTTGATTATCGACCTGGTGATTGCCAGCGTCCTGATGGCGCTCGGGATGATGATGGTGCCCCCGGCCACTATCGCCCTGCCCTTCAAGCTGATGCTGTTTGTTCTGGTGGACGGCTGGCAGCTGCTGGTGGGTTCGCTGGCGCAAAGTTTCTACAGTTAAGGAGCGCGCAATGACGCCAGAATCGGTCATGATGATGGGCACGGAAGCGATGAAAGTCGCCATTTCCGTTGCCGCTCCCCTGCTGCTGGTGGCGCTGGTCACCGGCCTGGTCATCAGTATCCTGCAGGCCGCCACGCAGATTAACGAGATGACCCTGTCGTTTATCCCGAAAATCATCGCCGTGTTTGTAGCGATCATTATCGCCGGGCCGTGGATGCTGAACCTGCTGCTGGACTATATGCGCAATCTGTTCACCAACCTGCCCTACATCATCGGCTAGTCATGCTGCAAATCACCAGCGTTCAATGGCTTGAGTGGCTCGGCCTTTACTTCTGGCCGCTGCTGCGCATCCTGGCGCTGATCTCCACCGCGCCGATCCTGAGCGAGCGGGCCATTCCTAAACGGGTTAAGGTCGGGCTGGCGATGATGATCACCATTATCGTCGCCCCGACGCTGCCGCCGGTGAACGTACCGATCTTTTCCGCCCCGGCACTGTGGGTGGGCTTGCAGCAGATCCTGATTGGCGTTGCCATTGGCTTTA contains the following coding sequences:
- the yedD gene encoding lipoprotein YedD; its protein translation is MKKIAIMAGLLALTGCVQVDRYQDVVKHPVPAELAGYWQSKGPQSSLVSPEAIATLVVTQEGDTLDCRQWQRVVAVPGKIMLRSDDFYNVTRKLDIYPLEREGSAIEYDGMILQRVDHPTVECATYLSKNPLESKLP
- the fliE gene encoding flagellar hook-basal body complex protein FliE is translated as MAIQGIEGVISQLQATAMTARNQNVADVQSTVSFAGQLHAALDRISDTQTAARVQGEKFTMGVPGIGLNDVMTDMQKASVSMQMGIQVRNKLMQAYQDVMSMQV
- the fliF gene encoding flagellar basal-body MS-ring/collar protein FliF, with amino-acid sequence MTASATSGPQTKSLEWMSRLRANPKVPLIVAGAAAIAIVVAMVLWAKQPDYRTLFSNLSDQDGGAIVTQLTQMNVPYRFADNGGALEVPADKVHELRLRLAQQGLPKGGAVGFELLDQEKFGISQFSEQVNYQRALEGELARTIETLGPLKSARVHLAMPKPTLFVREQKAPSASVTVNLQPGRALDEGQISAVVHLVSSAVAGLPPGNVTLVDQMGRLLTKSNNGDRDLNDAQLKYATDVESRIQSRIEAILGPIVGTPNVHAQVTAQIDFSNKEQTEEQYRPNGDAAQAVMRSRQVNENLQVGGPNPGGVPGALSNQPAPANTAPINAPAQNQQNGQNGQQANQQQQQTASAASSGPRTSSRNETTNYEVDRTIRHTKMNTGDVQRLSVAVVVNYKTLPDGKPLPLTAEQMKQIENLTREAMGYSEKRGDTLNVVNSPFSAVDDTSGELPFWKTQAFIEQMLEAGRWLLVVIVAWLLWRKAVRPQIVRRAEEAKALKEQTMLRQETEEAVEVRLSKDEQMQQRRANQRMGAEVMSQRIREMSDNDPRVVALVIRQWMSTENE
- the fliG gene encoding flagellar motor switch protein FliG, giving the protein MSNLTGTDKSVILLMTIGEDRAAEVFKHLSQREVQVLSSAMANVRQISNKQLTEVLAEFEQEAEQFAALNVNANEYLRSVLVKALGEERAASLLEDILETRDTASGIETLNFMEPQTAADLIRDEHPQIIATILVHLKRGQAADILALFDERLRHDVMLRIATFGGVQPAALAELTEVLNGLLDGQNLKRSKMGGVRTAAEIINLMKTQQEEAVITAVREFDGELAQKIIDEMFLFENLVDVDDRSIQRLLQEVDSESLLIALKGAEQPLREKFLRNMSQRAADILRDDLANRGPVRLSQVENEQKAILLIVRRLAETGEMVVGSGEDTYV
- the fliH gene encoding flagellar assembly protein FliH: MSDELPWKVWTPDDLSPPRAEFVPASVTPDEPGEDDDAPELSEEEQRAQQLAQIQMQAHDQGYAAGLNEGRQKGQDQGYQEGLAQGLAQGLEQARSQQAPIHARMQQLVSEFQNTLDALDSVIASRLMQMALEAARQVIGHTPPVDNSSLIKQIQGLLQQEPLFSGKPQLRVHPDDLQRVEEMLGATLSLHGWRLRGDPTLHHGGCKVSADEGDLDASVATRWQELCRLAAPGVI
- the fliI gene encoding flagellar protein export ATPase FliI, translated to MTARLTRWLNTLDNFETRMAQLPAVRRYGRLTRATGLVLEATGLQLPLGATCIIERPDGNEIHEVESEVVGFNGQRLFLMPLEEVEGVLPGARVYAKNLSGDGLHSGKQLPLGPALLGRVLDGGGKPLDGLPAPDTTETGALVTQPFNPLQRTPIEHVLDTGVRPINALLTVGRGQRMGLFAGSGVGKSVLLGMMARYTQADVIVVGLIGERGREVKDFIENILGPEGRARSVVIAAPADVSPLLRMQGAAYATRIAEDFCDRGQHVLLIMDSLTRYAMAQREIALAIGEPPATKGYPPSVFAKLPALVERAGNGISGGGSITAFYTVLTEGDDQQDPIADSARAILDGHIVLSRRLAEAGHYPAIDIEASISRAMTALITEKHYARVRNFKQLLSSFQRNRDLVSVGAYAKGSDPMLDKAIALWPHLEAYLQQGIFEKADWESSIQALEMIFPQV
- the fliJ gene encoding flagellar export protein FliJ, yielding MAQHGALTTLKDLAEKDVDNAAQQLGAMRRGCQQAEEQLKMLIDYQHEYRTNLNTDMAQGIGSQRWINYQQFIQTLEKAIEQHRQQVLQWTEKVERALNLWREKKQRLQAWQTLQDRQLAAANLAESRLDQKKMDEFAQRATMRTPE
- the fliK gene encoding flagellar hook length control protein FliK, whose protein sequence is MITLQQLLSSDSELTAGARGGKAADGTQDFLALLAGALTDAKGQGKEAGLTLSDLQASGGKLAKAALQAGADKAGVDADAGELAELLARQDLTLTDEKTTQPGLTQGLLPVAKSDVLKSLTQAAKDADSKTELSEDELAGLSALMAMLPHQQTATASPQPVNATSLDVKAAVTSDRGRQPALDTDALGSAKAVAQDKGASLADSQLTPAVAATTIKQAAESTPSPTGPTATMGPIVSNHTSVQGTFAAAPVVSAQLGSNEWQQTISQHITLFTRQGQQSAELRLHPEDLGQVQITLKLDDNQAQLQMVSGHSHVRAALEAALPVLRTQLAENGIQLTQSSISSENFSGQQQASSQHQQQASRSGNAGGFDEENDELLAVPASLQSAARGNSAVDIFA
- the fliL gene encoding flagellar basal body-associated protein FliL, which gives rise to MTDSAITKKSKRSIWIPLLVLITLAACATAGYSYWRMNKAPSAEAKVEPPPPAAPVFFALDTFTVNLGDADHVFYVGVTLRLKDEATRARLSEYLPEVRSRLLLLFSRQDPAQLSTDEGKQKLVEAIKQTLAAPLISGQPKQEVTDVLYTAFILR
- the fliM gene encoding flagellar motor switch protein FliM, which produces MGDSILSQAEIDALLNGDSDKADEPKAGQAGESDIRPYDPNTQRRVVRERLQALEIINERFARQFRMGLFNLLRRSPDITVGAIRIQPYHEFARNLPVPTNLNLIHLKPLRGTGLFVFSPSLVFIAVDNLFGGDGRFPTKVEGREFTHTEQRVINRMLKLALEGYSDAWKAIHPLDVEYVRSEMQVKFTNITTSPNDIVVNTPFHVEIGNLTGEFNICLPFSMIEPLREVLVNPPLENSRHEDQNWRENLVRQVQHSQLELVANFADVPLRLSQILKLKPGDVLPIEKPDRIIAHVDGVPVLTSQYGTVNNQYALRVEHLINPILNSLNEEQPK
- the fliN gene encoding flagellar motor switch protein FliN, with translation MSDMNNPSDENTGALDDLWAEALNEQKAPASKSVADAVFQQLGGGDVSGTLQDIDLIMDIPVKLTVELGRTRMTIKELLRLTQGSVVALDGLAGEPLDILINGYLIAQGEVVVVADKYGVRITDIITPSERMRRLSR
- the fliO gene encoding flagellar biosynthetic protein FliO, which translates into the protein MKTQAIVSQPSAVPGLPLLQVSGALLGIIAFILIAAWLAKRVGLAGKTAGARGLKLAASTSLGPRERVVIVEVEDARLVLGVTASHINILHKLPPAPVSEESRAEEQPDFQSVMKSLLKRSGRS
- the fliP gene encoding flagellar type III secretion system pore protein FliP (The bacterial flagellar biogenesis protein FliP forms a type III secretion system (T3SS)-type pore required for flagellar assembly.), coding for MRPVLALTLAGLGLFAPAVYAQLPGLVSTPMANGGQSWSLPVQTLVFITSLTFIPAILLMMTSFTRIIIVFGLLRNALGTPSAPPNQVLLGLSLFLTFFIMSPVIDKIYVDAYQPFSEEKISMQEALEKGAQPLREFMLRQTREADLALFARLANAGPIQGPEAVPMRILLPAYVTSELKTAFQIGFTIFIPFLIIDLVIASVLMALGMMMVPPATIALPFKLMLFVLVDGWQLLVGSLAQSFYS